From the Bacteroidia bacterium genome, one window contains:
- a CDS encoding DUF4136 domain-containing protein, producing the protein MATLRGLLLAALVFSFIACSGTAPRPVITDKNSDADFRMYKTYRWFDGPYFEGNHATAQEALYHALRDSVNVMLGAAGLVWKQFEPVEMTVHMHAGMNTPPPIEQWTAYNWYKPWWGAFAPLTPVSMYDPGTLVVDVIDAKRAELLWRALIPDCFASDGNVTDMAHFGRNLREAFVAFPIRRPAS; encoded by the coding sequence ATGGCAACACTACGAGGCCTTCTGCTCGCAGCGCTTGTCTTTTCCTTCATCGCATGTTCCGGCACGGCTCCGCGTCCCGTGATCACGGACAAGAATTCGGACGCGGATTTTCGTATGTATAAAACTTATCGCTGGTTCGACGGACCCTACTTCGAAGGCAACCATGCCACGGCACAGGAAGCCCTCTATCACGCGCTGCGTGATTCGGTCAACGTCATGCTCGGTGCTGCCGGACTGGTATGGAAACAATTCGAACCCGTGGAAATGACCGTGCATATGCATGCGGGGATGAACACACCTCCGCCTATCGAGCAATGGACGGCATACAACTGGTACAAACCGTGGTGGGGCGCCTTTGCGCCGCTGACCCCTGTGTCCATGTATGATCCCGGGACATTGGTTGTTGATGTCATTGACGCGAAGCGTGCCGAGCTTCTCTGGCGCGCCCTGATACCGGACTGTTTTGCTTCCGACGGCAACGTGACAGATATGGCGCACTTCGGAAGAAATCTGCGCGAAGCCTTCGTCGCCTTCCCGATACGGCGACCCGCATCATAG